The proteins below come from a single Caulobacter segnis ATCC 21756 genomic window:
- a CDS encoding SDR family oxidoreductase — MRLFVFGLGYVGEAFANALRARGWEIAATARTPQQAQALQAKGVSVVDPGDRDAMARVLTGVNAILVTAPPGPDGCPALESIVPALAQAQAFPDWIGYLSTTGVYGDFDGRWVFETSPLKAQSVEGARRVGAERDWQEVGRGMGLTVTVFRLPGIYGPGRSALDRLRAGEGRRIVKPGQVFSRIHVDDIVSGLLASLDKPRAGGVYNLVDDEPAPPQDVMEQAARLLGAPVPPDLPFNELGLSPATRRFYAENKRVSNARVKAELGWRPAYPTYREGLQAILNAGG, encoded by the coding sequence TTGCGTCTATTCGTGTTCGGTCTGGGCTATGTGGGAGAGGCTTTCGCCAACGCCTTACGGGCGCGCGGTTGGGAGATCGCGGCCACGGCGCGCACGCCCCAGCAGGCGCAGGCGCTGCAGGCCAAGGGCGTCTCCGTCGTCGATCCCGGCGACCGCGACGCCATGGCGCGGGTCCTGACCGGGGTCAACGCGATCCTCGTCACCGCGCCTCCAGGTCCCGACGGCTGCCCGGCGCTGGAATCGATCGTCCCCGCCCTCGCCCAGGCTCAGGCCTTTCCCGACTGGATCGGCTACCTGTCCACGACCGGCGTCTATGGCGACTTCGACGGCCGTTGGGTGTTCGAGACCTCGCCGCTGAAGGCGCAATCGGTCGAAGGCGCGCGCCGAGTCGGCGCCGAGCGCGACTGGCAGGAAGTCGGACGCGGCATGGGCCTGACCGTGACGGTCTTCCGCCTGCCCGGCATCTACGGGCCGGGCCGCAGCGCGCTGGACCGCCTGCGCGCCGGCGAGGGCCGCCGGATCGTCAAGCCGGGCCAGGTGTTCAGCCGGATCCACGTCGACGACATCGTCTCGGGCCTGCTGGCCTCGCTGGACAAGCCGCGCGCGGGCGGCGTCTACAACCTGGTCGACGACGAGCCCGCCCCGCCTCAGGACGTGATGGAGCAAGCCGCCCGCTTGCTGGGCGCTCCGGTCCCACCGGACCTGCCCTTCAACGAGCTCGGCCTCTCGCCCGCAACCCGCCGCTTCTACGCCGAGAACAAGCGCGTCTCGAACGCCAGGGTGAAGGCGGAGTTGGGCTGGAGGCCGGCCTATCCGACCTATCGGGAAGGACTGCAGGCGATCCTGAACGCGGGCGGCTGA
- a CDS encoding alpha/beta hydrolase — MTESPGALTRDDGSRLAFRRISGEGATVVWLGGFHSDMTGTKAEVLAEQAMASGGSYVRFDYFGHGESDGAFKDGTISRWREDALAVIDELTEGPLVLVGSSMGGWLACLAAIARPDRVRAMVLIAPAPDFTEKLMAPELSDEAKATIARDGFWIRPSEYDDGGYPITRDLLEDGARWSILPGPVPIDIPVRVLQGGADPDVPWTHALELANALNSHDVVFTLIKDGDHRLSRPQDLERLVAAVAEAKGLAEPEEGDLVARRLARAARLRNAAGLEAVGITPRPLAIDDE, encoded by the coding sequence ATGACCGAATCCCCAGGCGCCCTGACGCGTGATGATGGCTCCCGACTCGCTTTCCGGCGTATTTCGGGGGAAGGCGCGACGGTCGTGTGGCTGGGCGGCTTCCATTCCGACATGACCGGGACCAAGGCCGAGGTGCTGGCCGAGCAGGCCATGGCGAGCGGCGGATCCTATGTCCGCTTCGACTATTTCGGCCACGGCGAGTCCGACGGCGCGTTCAAGGACGGCACGATCAGCCGCTGGCGTGAGGACGCGCTCGCGGTCATCGACGAGCTGACCGAGGGGCCGCTGGTGCTGGTCGGATCGTCCATGGGCGGCTGGTTGGCTTGCCTGGCGGCCATCGCGCGGCCGGACCGGGTGAGGGCGATGGTGCTCATCGCGCCCGCGCCTGACTTCACCGAAAAGCTGATGGCGCCCGAACTCTCCGACGAGGCCAAGGCGACGATCGCCCGCGACGGGTTCTGGATCCGCCCGTCAGAGTACGACGACGGCGGCTATCCGATCACCCGCGACCTGCTGGAGGACGGGGCGCGGTGGTCGATCCTGCCGGGGCCCGTGCCGATCGACATCCCCGTGCGCGTTCTGCAGGGCGGCGCGGACCCGGATGTGCCCTGGACGCACGCGCTGGAACTGGCCAACGCCCTCAACAGCCACGACGTCGTCTTCACGCTGATCAAGGACGGCGACCACCGACTTTCGCGCCCGCAGGATTTGGAGCGCCTCGTCGCCGCCGTCGCCGAGGCCAAGGGACTGGCCGAGCCGGAGGAGGGGGATCTCGTCGCTCGCCGGCTGGCGCGCGCTGCCCGCCTGCGTAACGCGGCGGGCCTCGAGGCCGTGGGCATCACGCCGCGCCCGCTGGCGATCGACGACGAATAG
- a CDS encoding glycosyltransferase family 4 protein — protein sequence MSDLPPDFTLLQVTPELETGGAEQTTIDVAHAVVAQGGKALVATKGGRMASRLTADGGRLAQMPAQSKNPLVMLGNAARLIDLIRREKVSLVHARSRAPAFSALWAAHATKTPFVATYHGVYNARSNLKRWYNAVMTKGDLVIANSEYTRQHVIQEHGIPPEKVVAIPRGVDLSRFEPGMVGCERVNGLMEAWGVASDERRLKVLLAGRLTRWKGQGLLVQAMALLKARGEDRILLLLAGDDQGRKGYRAELTTAIAAAGLEDRVKLVGHCDDMPAAYLLADLAIAPSLEPEAFGRTAVEPQVMGRPVMAADHGATRETVVPGETGWLVTPGDAEAWASALLHAAEAGAARRQAMGQAARARARRLYSVDAMCEATLDVYARVLRARGMEHAS from the coding sequence GTGTCCGACCTACCTCCCGATTTCACCCTGCTGCAAGTGACGCCGGAGCTGGAAACCGGTGGCGCGGAGCAGACGACGATTGATGTCGCCCATGCCGTGGTGGCGCAAGGCGGCAAGGCCCTGGTCGCGACCAAGGGCGGGCGCATGGCCTCGCGCCTGACCGCCGACGGCGGCCGCCTGGCCCAGATGCCGGCTCAATCCAAGAACCCGCTCGTCATGCTGGGCAACGCCGCGCGGCTGATCGACCTGATCCGACGCGAGAAGGTCAGCCTGGTCCACGCCCGCTCGCGCGCGCCGGCGTTCAGCGCCCTGTGGGCCGCTCACGCCACCAAGACCCCGTTCGTGGCCACCTATCACGGCGTCTACAACGCCCGCTCCAACCTCAAGCGCTGGTACAACGCGGTGATGACCAAGGGCGACCTGGTCATCGCCAACTCGGAATACACCCGCCAGCACGTGATCCAGGAGCACGGCATCCCCCCGGAAAAGGTCGTCGCGATCCCCCGAGGCGTCGACCTCTCGCGTTTCGAGCCCGGGATGGTGGGCTGCGAGCGTGTGAACGGGCTGATGGAGGCCTGGGGCGTCGCGTCCGACGAGCGCCGCCTGAAGGTGCTGCTGGCCGGCAGGCTGACGCGCTGGAAAGGCCAAGGCCTGCTGGTCCAAGCCATGGCCCTGCTGAAAGCGCGCGGCGAGGACCGGATCCTGCTCTTGCTGGCGGGCGACGACCAGGGCCGCAAGGGCTATCGCGCCGAACTGACCACCGCCATCGCCGCCGCCGGCCTCGAGGATCGGGTCAAGCTCGTCGGTCACTGCGACGACATGCCGGCGGCCTATCTGTTGGCCGACCTGGCCATCGCGCCCTCGCTTGAGCCGGAGGCCTTCGGCCGAACGGCCGTCGAGCCGCAGGTCATGGGCCGCCCGGTCATGGCCGCCGACCATGGCGCGACGCGCGAGACGGTGGTCCCCGGCGAAACCGGCTGGCTGGTGACGCCCGGCGACGCCGAGGCCTGGGCGAGCGCCCTTCTACACGCCGCCGAGGCGGGAGCCGCGCGGCGTCAAGCCATGGGCCAGGCCGCCCGGGCGCGCGCACGACGGTTGTATTCGGTGGACGCGATGTGCGAAGCCACCCTCGATGTCTACGCTCGCGTTTTGCGAGCTCGCGGCATGGAGCACGCGTCGTGA
- a CDS encoding glycosyltransferase family 9 protein, whose amino-acid sequence MSKEIKKVLVIKLGALGDFVLALAAMKKIRAAHPKAKITLLTTPPFEALAKLSPYFNAVETDGRPGDLGETLAMIGRIRKAGYDRVYDLQTNSRTNWYFQLLRPFPPQWNGVAFGCALPQKGKARLHMHTLERQADQLKAAGIWPDAPTEPGSAPAPDLSWILKKQKQAPPTAAKPKPYVLLVPGGSAHRPEKRWPVEFYAQLASLLKARGFDIVVIGGPQESAMARQIQKVTAGARDLTGRTDFAQLALLGAKAALAVGNDTGPTHLLAAAGAPTIALFSDASDPDLCAPRGHVTVIRSPDLQALPVSTVASAAVALTTR is encoded by the coding sequence GTGAGCAAGGAGATCAAGAAGGTCCTGGTCATCAAGCTGGGCGCGCTGGGCGACTTCGTCCTGGCCCTGGCGGCGATGAAGAAGATTCGCGCGGCGCATCCCAAGGCCAAGATCACCCTGTTGACCACGCCGCCCTTCGAGGCGCTGGCCAAGCTCAGCCCCTATTTCAACGCCGTGGAGACCGACGGACGCCCAGGCGACCTCGGCGAGACCCTGGCCATGATCGGCCGGATCCGGAAGGCGGGCTACGACCGGGTCTACGACCTGCAGACCAACAGCCGCACCAACTGGTACTTCCAGTTGCTGCGCCCCTTCCCGCCGCAGTGGAACGGCGTCGCCTTCGGCTGCGCCCTGCCGCAGAAGGGCAAGGCGCGCCTGCACATGCACACGCTGGAGCGTCAGGCCGACCAACTGAAGGCCGCTGGCATATGGCCGGACGCGCCCACGGAGCCTGGCAGCGCGCCCGCGCCGGACCTGTCGTGGATTCTCAAGAAGCAGAAGCAGGCGCCGCCGACCGCGGCCAAGCCCAAGCCCTATGTGCTCCTGGTGCCCGGCGGTTCGGCCCATCGACCCGAGAAGCGTTGGCCGGTCGAGTTCTATGCCCAACTGGCGTCGCTGCTGAAGGCGCGAGGGTTCGACATCGTGGTCATCGGTGGCCCTCAGGAAAGCGCCATGGCGCGCCAGATCCAGAAAGTGACGGCCGGCGCTCGCGACCTGACCGGCCGCACCGATTTCGCCCAGCTCGCCCTGCTGGGCGCCAAGGCCGCCCTGGCCGTGGGCAACGACACCGGTCCGACCCATCTCCTGGCCGCCGCCGGCGCGCCGACGATCGCCCTGTTCTCGGACGCGTCGGACCCGGACCTCTGCGCGCCGCGCGGCCACGTGACCGTCATCCGCTCGCCAGACCTGCAGGCGCTCCCGGTCAGCACCGTCGCCAGCGCGGCCGTGGCCCTGACGACGCGCTGA
- a CDS encoding YitT family protein, whose product MNPHRHTALEDVHALLIGSSFIAVGLTLLKAAGLVTGGVAGVALIVSYLSGWPVGVVFFVLNLPFYVLAQRTLGWMFTFKTLATNLLLAGFAYAMPHWLKVTGVDPIFAAIFGGTIVGMGILALARHRSSVGGIGVLALYLQERRGISAGKVQMAADCVVVATAFFTISFDKLLLSIASAVALSAVIIANHKPGRYAGY is encoded by the coding sequence ATGAATCCGCATCGTCATACCGCGTTGGAGGACGTTCACGCCCTCCTGATCGGCTCCAGCTTCATCGCTGTCGGCCTAACCCTGCTGAAGGCTGCAGGCTTGGTCACAGGCGGCGTCGCCGGGGTGGCGCTGATCGTCTCGTACCTGAGCGGCTGGCCGGTGGGCGTCGTCTTCTTCGTGCTGAACCTGCCGTTCTATGTGCTGGCCCAGCGCACCCTGGGATGGATGTTCACCTTCAAGACCCTGGCGACGAACCTACTGTTGGCCGGCTTCGCCTACGCCATGCCCCATTGGCTGAAGGTGACGGGCGTCGATCCGATCTTCGCGGCGATCTTCGGCGGCACGATCGTCGGCATGGGCATCCTGGCCCTGGCCCGGCATCGCTCCAGCGTGGGCGGGATTGGGGTGCTGGCGCTCTATCTGCAGGAGCGGCGCGGGATTAGCGCCGGCAAGGTGCAGATGGCGGCCGATTGCGTCGTCGTGGCCACCGCCTTCTTCACGATCAGCTTCGACAAGCTGCTGTTGTCGATCGCCAGCGCCGTGGCGCTTAGCGCGGTGATCATCGCCAATCACAAGCCGGGACGGTACGCGGGGTACTAA
- the infC gene encoding translation initiation factor IF-3, whose translation MQTPPVKDGPRINDEIRVPRVLLIDQNGEKQGEMPTSAALEAAEEAGLDLVEIVPNANPPVCKILDYGKFKFQEQKKKNEARKRQKVVELKEIKLRPNIDVHDYEVKAKSMHRFFEEGDKVKVTLRFRGREMAHPELGMKLLLKVKADFDEVAKVEYEPRMEGRQMIMILAPR comes from the coding sequence ATGCAAACGCCGCCCGTCAAGGACGGGCCGCGTATCAACGATGAAATCCGTGTCCCCCGCGTCCTGCTGATCGACCAAAATGGCGAGAAGCAAGGCGAGATGCCGACGTCCGCCGCCCTGGAAGCGGCCGAGGAGGCTGGTCTGGACCTGGTGGAAATCGTTCCGAACGCCAATCCTCCCGTCTGCAAGATCCTGGACTACGGCAAGTTCAAGTTCCAGGAGCAGAAGAAGAAGAACGAGGCGCGCAAGCGGCAAAAGGTCGTCGAGCTCAAGGAAATCAAGCTCCGCCCGAACATCGACGTTCACGACTACGAAGTGAAGGCCAAGTCGATGCATCGCTTCTTCGAGGAAGGCGACAAGGTCAAGGTGACCCTGCGCTTCCGCGGCCGCGAAATGGCGCACCCGGAACTCGGCATGAAGCTGCTGCTCAAGGTCAAGGCCGACTTCGACGAAGTCGCCAAGGTCGAATATGAGCCGCGCATGGAAGGCCGACAAATGATCATGATCCTGGCCCCGCGCTAG
- a CDS encoding alpha/beta hydrolase family protein produces the protein MIKSFLAAGAACFALCSSAAFGAEKPDLAIYGRLPQFEGVTISPDGSKLALILTDGEERLLAIRTLNGQTLAGVKAAKTKLRGVLWAGEDHVVMLSTQTANVFGLSGPAREYMMAVDFNLVTRKQSLLLRSQPESMNVILDRPMVRTVDGQPVVFVEGIHFFDNTGVNTLFRINLKDGATRMLDGGVRMDTDGWLVDAAGEPVAQSLYDGKKGRWSLRMKIGSSWKTVDEADSPMGSYGLSGFGRDGKSVLVWRTDDENNSILREYRGVGAHEDLPGDLDLSGLLHDPDSLGLLGGYTLKGDDLAYTFFDPVSQRAWDSVTKAFKGDRVSLASWSKNRRRVVVHVDSAVDGPAYALIDLDTKRASWLGEIYRGLSAEAVSPVRPVKYKAADGLEITGYLTLPKGRDPKNLPLIVLPHGGPEGRDSPGFDWWSQALASRGYAVLQPNFRGSEGFGWDFVKAGFGEWGRKMQTDLSDGVRDLAKQGIVDPKRVCVVGASYGGYAALAGATLDRGVYRCAVSVAGPSDLKKMLLSVRDAHNGSMSAAQRYWLRFMGADGIKDPDLAAISPARLADKVEIPILLIHGKDDTVVRYDQSQIMADALKKAGKPVAFVTLDGEDHWLSRGATRLKMLSETVAFVEKHNPPE, from the coding sequence GTGATCAAGTCGTTCTTGGCCGCGGGCGCGGCCTGCTTTGCTTTGTGCTCCAGCGCCGCGTTCGGCGCGGAGAAGCCCGATCTGGCGATCTACGGGCGATTGCCGCAGTTCGAAGGGGTCACGATCTCGCCAGATGGCTCGAAGCTGGCGCTGATCCTGACCGACGGCGAAGAGCGCCTCCTGGCCATTCGCACCCTGAACGGCCAGACCCTGGCCGGCGTCAAGGCGGCGAAGACCAAGCTCCGCGGCGTTCTCTGGGCGGGAGAAGACCACGTCGTCATGCTCTCCACCCAGACGGCGAACGTCTTTGGGCTAAGCGGGCCGGCCCGAGAATACATGATGGCCGTCGACTTCAATCTGGTGACTCGCAAGCAGTCTCTGCTGCTGCGCTCGCAGCCTGAATCGATGAACGTGATCCTCGACCGACCGATGGTCCGCACGGTCGATGGCCAGCCCGTCGTCTTCGTGGAGGGCATCCACTTCTTCGACAATACCGGCGTCAACACCCTCTTTCGGATCAACTTGAAGGACGGCGCCACGCGCATGCTGGACGGCGGCGTCCGCATGGACACCGACGGCTGGCTGGTCGACGCGGCCGGCGAACCGGTGGCGCAATCGCTCTACGACGGCAAGAAGGGGCGCTGGAGCCTGCGGATGAAGATCGGCTCCAGTTGGAAGACGGTCGACGAGGCGGACTCGCCGATGGGCTCCTACGGGCTTTCCGGCTTTGGCCGCGACGGCAAGTCGGTGCTGGTCTGGCGCACCGACGACGAGAACAACAGCATCCTGCGGGAGTATCGCGGGGTGGGCGCCCACGAGGATTTGCCCGGCGATCTTGATCTGAGCGGCTTGCTGCACGATCCCGACAGCCTGGGGCTGCTCGGCGGCTACACGCTGAAGGGCGACGATCTCGCCTACACCTTCTTCGACCCTGTCAGCCAGAGGGCCTGGGACTCCGTGACCAAGGCCTTCAAGGGCGACCGCGTCAGCCTGGCGTCCTGGTCGAAAAACCGGCGGCGTGTCGTGGTTCACGTCGACTCGGCCGTGGACGGCCCAGCCTATGCGTTGATCGATCTCGACACCAAACGCGCGAGCTGGCTCGGCGAAATCTATAGGGGCCTGAGCGCCGAGGCCGTCTCGCCTGTCCGCCCCGTCAAGTACAAGGCCGCCGACGGTCTGGAGATCACCGGCTATCTCACCCTGCCCAAGGGCCGCGATCCCAAGAACCTGCCCCTGATCGTGCTGCCGCACGGCGGTCCCGAGGGACGAGACTCGCCTGGCTTCGACTGGTGGAGCCAGGCCCTGGCCTCGCGCGGCTATGCGGTGCTGCAGCCAAACTTCCGGGGCTCCGAGGGCTTTGGCTGGGACTTCGTCAAGGCCGGCTTCGGCGAGTGGGGCAGGAAGATGCAGACGGATTTGTCCGACGGCGTCCGGGATCTGGCCAAGCAGGGGATCGTCGATCCCAAGCGCGTGTGCGTCGTCGGCGCCTCCTACGGCGGCTACGCGGCGCTGGCGGGCGCCACGCTGGACCGAGGAGTCTACCGTTGCGCGGTCTCTGTGGCCGGCCCCTCCGACCTCAAGAAGATGCTGCTGTCGGTTCGCGACGCCCACAATGGCAGCATGTCGGCCGCGCAACGCTACTGGCTGCGCTTCATGGGGGCCGACGGGATCAAGGACCCCGATCTGGCGGCGATCTCGCCGGCCCGCCTGGCCGACAAGGTCGAGATCCCCATCCTGCTGATCCACGGCAAGGACGACACCGTCGTGCGCTACGACCAGAGCCAGATCATGGCCGACGCGTTGAAAAAGGCCGGCAAGCCTGTCGCCTTCGTCACCCTGGACGGCGAAGACCACTGGCTCTCGCGCGGCGCCACGCGGCTGAAGATGCTGAGCGAGACCGTCGCCTTCGTCGAAAAGCACAACCCGCCGGAGTAA
- a CDS encoding MFS transporter codes for MSDTAHSTRALAVLLLVVFINLVGFGVVIPLLPFYAKAMNAAPWQVTMMFAAYSLGQFFGEPFWGRLSDRIGRRPVLIVTIVANAIAYVALAFAPNIWIAMAIRLVGGFGSGNISTIQGYMADVTPPEKRAGRMGLLGAAFGAGFVIGPSLGGLLARPSAGQLGFQIPLFVAAGMAAAAAIGVVAFVSESRARAAHDVIQPGRGEALAQAAAHPILSRVLMVTLVSTGAFAGMESIFGLWANARFAWGPREVGLCFAVIGVIASLGQGVLTGRLARRFGEGRVLTTGLGVIMLSLFATPFAPHPSLALVAVGCTAFGQSLVFPCVAALISRASPADRQGQMLGLNMAAGSLARIAGPLTAGPLFGLAAGGPYWLGSALMIPAIAFALTIVHRTKAAA; via the coding sequence ATGTCCGATACCGCTCACAGCACCCGCGCGCTCGCCGTCCTGCTCCTGGTTGTCTTCATCAACCTGGTGGGTTTCGGCGTCGTCATCCCGCTGCTGCCGTTCTACGCCAAGGCGATGAACGCCGCGCCGTGGCAGGTGACGATGATGTTCGCCGCTTACAGCCTGGGGCAGTTCTTCGGCGAGCCGTTCTGGGGGCGCCTGTCGGACCGCATCGGACGGCGGCCTGTGCTGATCGTCACGATCGTCGCCAACGCCATCGCCTACGTCGCCTTGGCCTTCGCGCCGAACATCTGGATCGCCATGGCCATCCGCCTGGTCGGCGGCTTCGGCAGCGGCAACATCTCGACCATCCAGGGATACATGGCCGACGTGACGCCGCCCGAGAAGCGGGCCGGGCGCATGGGCCTGCTGGGCGCGGCGTTCGGCGCGGGGTTCGTCATCGGCCCGTCGCTGGGCGGCTTGCTAGCCCGTCCCAGCGCCGGCCAGCTGGGCTTCCAGATCCCGCTGTTCGTCGCCGCCGGCATGGCCGCGGCCGCCGCGATCGGCGTCGTCGCCTTCGTCAGCGAAAGTCGGGCGCGCGCGGCCCACGACGTCATCCAACCCGGAAGGGGCGAGGCCCTGGCCCAAGCGGCCGCCCACCCGATCCTGTCACGCGTGCTGATGGTCACCTTGGTGTCGACCGGCGCCTTCGCGGGCATGGAGTCGATCTTCGGCCTCTGGGCCAACGCGCGCTTCGCATGGGGACCGCGCGAAGTGGGCCTGTGCTTCGCGGTGATTGGCGTCATCGCCTCGCTGGGCCAAGGCGTGCTGACCGGCCGCCTCGCACGGCGGTTCGGCGAGGGACGCGTCCTGACGACGGGCCTTGGCGTCATCATGCTCAGCCTGTTCGCCACCCCCTTCGCGCCACACCCCAGCCTGGCCCTGGTCGCGGTGGGCTGCACGGCCTTTGGCCAGTCGCTGGTGTTCCCGTGCGTCGCCGCCCTGATCTCGCGCGCTAGCCCGGCGGATCGCCAGGGCCAGATGCTGGGCCTGAACATGGCGGCCGGCTCCCTGGCCCGGATCGCGGGGCCCTTGACCGCCGGCCCGCTGTTCGGCTTGGCGGCTGGCGGCCCCTACTGGCTGGGTTCGGCGCTGATGATCCCGGCCATCGCCTTCGCCCTGACCATCGTCCACAGGACCAAGGCGGCCGCCTGA
- the rpmI gene encoding 50S ribosomal protein L35, which yields MPKLKTKSGAKKRFKLTATGKLKAGVAGKRHRLIGHNGKYIRQQRGTKVMSEADAKIIRTYLPYGL from the coding sequence ATGCCGAAGTTGAAGACGAAGTCGGGCGCCAAAAAGCGCTTCAAACTGACCGCCACGGGCAAGCTGAAGGCCGGCGTCGCCGGCAAGCGCCACCGCCTGATCGGTCACAATGGCAAGTACATCCGCCAACAGCGCGGCACGAAGGTGATGAGCGAGGCTGACGCCAAGATCATCCGCACCTACCTGCCCTACGGCCTTTAA
- the rplT gene encoding 50S ribosomal protein L20: protein MARVKRGVVAHAKHKKVLEQAKGFYGRRKNTIRTAKAAVDKAGQYAYRDRKVRKRAFRSLWIQRINAGARLEGFTYSQFIHGLDVAGIVMDRKVLADIAGADPVAFKAIADKVRAALA from the coding sequence ATGGCTCGCGTTAAACGGGGCGTCGTCGCCCACGCCAAGCACAAGAAGGTTCTCGAGCAAGCCAAGGGCTTCTACGGGCGCCGCAAGAACACCATCCGCACGGCGAAGGCCGCGGTCGACAAGGCCGGCCAATACGCCTACCGCGACCGCAAGGTGCGCAAGCGCGCCTTCCGTTCGCTGTGGATCCAGCGCATCAACGCCGGCGCTCGCCTGGAAGGCTTCACCTACTCGCAATTTATCCACGGCCTGGACGTGGCGGGTATCGTGATGGACCGTAAGGTCCTCGCCGACATCGCCGGCGCCGATCCGGTTGCGTTCAAGGCCATCGCCGACAAGGTTCGCGCCGCCCTGGCCTAA
- the pheS gene encoding phenylalanine--tRNA ligase subunit alpha, protein MTDLNTLEADVLAQVAAAGDLSTLDAVRVAAVGKTGSISGLLKTLGAMSPEERKTQGAAINALRDKVTEAIAAKKAALEAAELDARLASETLDLSLPAPYRRKGSVHPTMQTMDEIVAVFAEMGFAVAEGPDIEDDFHNFTALNFPEKHPAREMHDTFFFNTKESGERMLLRTHTSPVQVRTMVSQKPPIRIIAPGRTYRVDNDATHTPVFHQVEGLVIDKGIHMGHLKWTLETFLARFFETDAVTTQFRPHHFPFTEPSAEMDVQCDRSGGEIKIGQGTSWLEILGCGMVHPNVLRACGIDPDEYQGFAFGMGVDRLGMLKYGMPDLRDMWSSDVRWLSHYGFSAFAAPNPASGLS, encoded by the coding sequence ATGACCGATCTCAACACCCTCGAAGCCGATGTGCTGGCCCAGGTGGCCGCCGCTGGCGATCTCTCGACGCTCGACGCGGTCCGCGTGGCCGCTGTCGGCAAGACCGGCTCGATCTCGGGCCTGCTGAAAACCCTGGGCGCGATGAGCCCCGAGGAGCGCAAGACCCAGGGCGCGGCGATCAACGCTTTGCGCGACAAGGTCACCGAGGCCATCGCCGCCAAGAAGGCTGCGCTCGAAGCCGCCGAGCTCGACGCGCGCCTGGCCAGCGAGACCCTCGATCTGTCCCTGCCCGCGCCCTACCGCCGCAAGGGCAGCGTCCACCCGACCATGCAGACCATGGACGAGATCGTCGCGGTCTTCGCCGAGATGGGCTTCGCCGTCGCCGAAGGTCCGGACATCGAGGACGACTTCCACAATTTCACGGCTCTGAACTTCCCCGAGAAGCACCCGGCCCGCGAGATGCATGACACCTTCTTCTTCAATACGAAGGAGTCGGGCGAACGCATGCTGCTCCGCACCCACACCAGCCCCGTGCAGGTGCGGACCATGGTGTCGCAGAAGCCGCCGATCCGCATCATCGCGCCGGGCCGCACCTACCGCGTGGACAACGACGCCACCCACACGCCGGTGTTCCACCAAGTCGAGGGCCTGGTGATCGACAAGGGCATCCACATGGGTCACCTGAAGTGGACCCTGGAGACCTTCCTGGCGCGGTTCTTCGAGACCGACGCGGTCACCACCCAGTTCCGCCCGCACCACTTCCCGTTCACCGAGCCGTCGGCCGAGATGGACGTGCAGTGCGACCGCTCGGGCGGCGAGATCAAGATCGGCCAGGGCACGAGCTGGCTCGAGATCCTGGGCTGCGGGATGGTTCATCCGAACGTCCTGCGCGCCTGCGGTATCGATCCGGACGAGTACCAGGGCTTCGCCTTCGGCATGGGCGTCGACCGCCTGGGCATGCTGAAGTACGGCATGCCGGACCTTCGCGACATGTGGTCGTCGGACGTCCGCTGGCTGTCGCACTACGGCTTTAGCGCCTTCGCCGCGCCGAACCCGGCCAGCGGCCTGAGCTGA